DNA from Sulfitobacter albidus:
TGCTGCCGCCACGGCTTTGCGACATCCATGTTGCAAGCAGGAGTAGATCCTAAGACTGTTGCAGTCCGCGGAGGCTGGAAAGACGTGGCCACGGTGATGAAATACTATGCCCATGCGATGGATGATCCGACCGTCACTGACGTGCTATTTGGCACAAATCTGACACAAGACGAAAACAATAAAGCCGTAAGTAACTGAATTAAATAGGGAAAGAAGCGATGAACACGACCCTTCGTTGGGGAAGGGTGTCCCACCGCCGGAGTTACGGGGCATTGCAGGCTGGTACAAGTCGATTTTCGGGGCTAAACCGCCGCTTGACCACGCTTTTGCGACTTCCCCTGACGCGGATCGGAAACTTTTGCCATGTATACAGCTGTCCTTTTGAGCGCTCCTGCATCCCGCACCCTCGACCCGGCGCTGGTGGAATCGCTGCGCAATGCCTGGGGCGGGGGTGACGCAGTCTGGCTCAGCCCCGATGAAGCGGCAGAATTTACATTGCCGCAAATCCCCGCCAACCGCGAAGAGGTTTGGCAGAGTTGTCAGGCGATGGGCGTTGATCTGGTGATTGTACCGACCGATGGGCGCGAAAAGCGGATGCTTTTGGCGGATATGGACAGCACCATGATCGAGCAGGAATGCATCGACGAGCTGGCCGATGAGGCCGGTGTCGGGGCGCGTGTAAAGGACATAACTGCCCGCGCCATGAACGGAGAGCTTGATTTCGAGGCGGCGCTACGTGAGCGGGTTGGCCTGCTGAAGGGCCTACCCGAGAGCGTCATCGACAAGGTGCTGGCAGAGCGGATCACGCTGATGCCCGGCGGGCCCGCGCTGCTGGCCACGATGAAGGCGCGCGGCGGGCATGCGGCCCTGGTGTCAGGGGGCTTCACCGCCTTCACCGCGCGGGTCGCGGCGCAGCTGGGCTTTGACGAAAATCGCGCCAATACGCTTCTGGCGGAGGGAGGCGCGCTGACCGGCGAAGTCGGGCTGCCGATCCTCGGCAAACAGGCCAAGGTCGACGCGCTGGAAGAAATTACCGCCCGACTTGGCCTGTCAGAACAGGACGTGATCGCCGTTGGCGACGGGGCCAATGATCTGGGCATGTTGGGGCGCGCGGGTCTGGGTGTGGCGCTGCACGCGAAGCCAAGCGTCGCCGCGCAATGCGACGTGCGGATCAATCACGGCGATCTTACCGCCCTCTTGTTTGCGCAGGGCATCGCGCGATCGGAGTTCGTCACGCCCTAGGCGCTAGAGAAGCCCGGCGGCAGGTTTCAGAACACCGGTCTGGATGCCCCGCCAATTGGTGATCGGCGCGTTGATACGTTTGAGGGTTGCGGGATGCTCCGCTTCCAGCGCGCCGAGGCGCACCAGCAGCGCGGTAATCGCCGCCTCCGCCGCGCGGGTTGTACCGCAGGCGGCTTTTAGCGCGATGCCAATGCCCCGTTCGGGCCAGATCGCGATAAAGAACCCTTCGGCCCCGGTTTTGAGCGCCACCTTGCCGCCCGTGGCGCGCATCAATTCGGTGCAGGCGCGGCCCTCTCCGGCGACCAGCTCGGGATGCAGGCGCATGGCCTCGTGCAGCTGCGCTTCTGCGCTGCCTTCGGGTGCTGTGGCGAAACGGGCCATGGCACGGGCCACACCGTGCAGGCTGGCGGCGGGGTTGGGCGCAGAGCAGCCGTCGATGCCGTAGCCCGGGCTGGTCTCTCCTGTCAGATCCTCGAATGCGTCAAGGCAGGCGCGCTGCACGGGATGGTCGGGGTCGACGTATTCGGGCCCCGCGCCAAGGTGCTGCGCGAGTGTCAGAAAGCCCGCGTGCTTGCCCGAGCAGTTGTTGTGGATCTGGCAGGGCGTTTCGTGCGCGCGGATCTGGGCCTCGCGGATATCCTTGTCGCGCGATTGCTGCGGCCCGCAGCGAAAAGCGTCGTCGTTCAGGCCCAGTTGATCCATCCACACGCCCACCCGGTCGATATGAATCGCGGCCCCGTTGTGCGACGCACAGGCAAGCGCCAGATGCTCCGTCCCCAGGCCATGCGCCTTGGCCGCGCCCGAGCGGATCAGGGGCAGCGCCTGGATCATTTTCGACGACGAGCGCGGCAGCACGGTGGCTGTCGGATCGCCCCACGCCTCGATGATCTCTCCGGCGCCGTCACAGATGACCGCATGGCCGCTGTGTACGCTTTCCAGAAAAGGGCCGCGCCAGATTTCGGCAAAGGGGGCAGGAGATGTCATGCGGGGTGGTCCTTTGTCACAGTTTTGATGGGCAAAAACCTGCCAATCAGGGTTTCACCGCTCGCCTTCTTCGCGTTATGGTGCTTGTTGTCAGCGCAAAGACAACCCAACACAGGCAAAAGAGCCGGAATAATCGGACAATGCCGGGGCTGTCTGGACATTGAGGCATTGAGAGAACGGCTGGAGAATTGCACAGATGGCACTTTTGAAGACAGGTTTGAGCGCGCTCGCCTTGGCCGGTTTGCTGGCGGCACCGCTCGCCGCGCAGGACCAAAGCACCAACCGCGTCGCGGCCAAAACCGATTGGAGCGTCTTCGTCGAGGACAACCCGACCGAATGTTGGGGCGTTTCGACGCCGAAGGAATCGGTGAACTCCCGCGACGGGCGCGTTGTTGCCGTGAACCGTGGTCAGACGCTCTTGATGGTGTTCTACCGGCCCAGTGCCGGGGCGAACGGGCAGGTTGCCTTCACCGGTGGCTATCCTTTTGCGAGCGGATCGACCGTGACGGTCGACATCGGCGGCACAAGCTTTGACATGTTCACGGAAGGCGAATGGGCCTGGCCAGCAACCACCGCTGACGACAGCAAGCTGATCGCCGCGATGAAGCGCGGGGCGGATGCCAAGGTCACCGGTGTGTCCGGCCGCGGGACCAAAACCGAAGATACGTTTTCGCTGCTCGGCTTTACCGCCGCGGTCGAGGATGCGGCAAAGCGCTGCGGCGGCTGATCCCAGCGCGCCCCGCACGGATACGGCCCTGCCCAAAAGGCGGGGCCATTTTCATTTCACGGGCACAGCCCCTATATAGCGCCTGAACCCGAGGCAAAGGAATCACCCCATGGCCGATGCGCCGATCACGCAAGATGTGCACACCATTCCGCGCAAACTGCCCGAAGGCCCGCAGAACCTTGTCGGGCTGACCCGCGACGCGATGCGTGCGGCCCTGATCGCGATGGGCACCCCGGAAAAACAGGCCAAGATGCGCGTGGGCCAGATCTGGAGCTGGATCTACCAATGGGGCGTGCGCGATTTTGATGCGATGACGAACCTGTCTAAAGCGTTCCGCGCCGAGCTGGCGGAGCATTTTGTGATCGAGGTGCCCGAAGTCGTCACCCGTCAGATCAGCGAGGATGGCACACGCAAATACCTCGTGCGCATCGCGGGCGGTCACGAGGTCGAGGTCGTCTATATCCCCGAGACCGATCGCGGCACGCTCTGCGTCAGCAGCCAGGTCGGCTGCACGCTGACCTGTTCGTTCTGCCACACCGGCACACAGAAACTGGTGCGCAACCTCACCGCCGCCGAGATCATCGGGCAGGTGATGGTCGCGCGCGACGATCTGGATGAATGGCCGCAAAGCGGCACGCGCACCTACGAGGCGCGATTGGTCAGTAATATCGTGCTGATGGGCATGGGCGAGCCGCTGTATAACTTCGAGAACGTGCGCGACGCGATGAAGATCGCGATGGATCCCGAGGGCATCCAGCTGAGCCGCCGCCGCATCACGCTTTCCACCTCGGGTGTCGTGCCGGAAATCGCGCGCACCGCGCAGGAGATCGGTTGTCAGTTGGCCGTTAGTTTCCACGCCACCACGGATGAGGTGCGTGACAAGCTGGTGCCGATCAACAAGCGCTGGAACATCGAGGCGCTGTTGGACGCGCTGCGCGAGTATCCCAAGGTCAGCAATTCAGAGCGGATCACGTTCGAATACGTGATGCTCGACGGGGTGAACGACAGCGACGCGGACGCGCACCGCCTGATGAAGCTGATCGAGGGCATCCCGGCCAAGATCAACCTGATCCCGTTCAACGAGTGGCCCGGCGCGCCCTATAAACGCTCCTCCAACAACCGGATCCGGGCGTTTGCCGATATCGTGCACAAGGCGGGCTATGCCTCTCCGGTGCGCAAACCGCGCGGCGAGGATATCATGGCCGCCTGCGGCCAGTTGAAATCCGAGACGGAGCGCGCGCGCAAATCGCGCCGCCAGATCGAGGCAGAGGCGGGCGTCGCGCGGGGCTGAGCCTTGCCATTTGCCTTGGGTGCGCCATCTTTGCGGCGAACGGAGGCGCGCGCCATGGCAACCAAACATCATTCATTCGTGGTCATCGGTCTGGGGACCTTTGGGGGGACCGTCGCGCTTGAACTGGCACGGTTCGGCAATCACGTCACCGGGATCGACCGGTCCGAACGCAGTGTCGCCGCCATCGCGGATGAGCTTGACCGGACCCTGATCCTTGACGCGCGCGAGGATGTCGCGCTGCGTGAGGCTGGCATCGAGATATGTGATGTCGGCGTGATCGCCATTGGCGACGATATCGAGGCGAGTATCCTTGCGACCATCACGCTCAAGACTCTTGGCATCAAAAAGATCTGGGCAAAGGCCGCCAGCAAGAACCACCACCGGATCCTGTCAAAGCTGGGCGTCGACAGGGTGATCCATCCGGAAAAAGAGGTCGGGCAACATATTGCGCAGGTGCTGCACAACCCGCTGGTGCGCGACTATGTCAGTCTGGGCAACGGTCAGCATGTGGTGAATTTCCGGATCCCCGAAACGCTGGAGGGCCGCAAGCTCGACGAGCTCAAGCACCACGGTTTCGATCTGCGCTGCATCGGTGTGATGCGCGGAACCGAGTTTCTGGGGCAGGACGGATCGGGATGCGTGTTGCAAAAGGATGATCTGTTGCTCTTGCTTGGCGGGCGCAAGGGGTTGCGTGATTTCGCCGGCAGTCTCTGATGGCGCGCCGGGGCACCTTTCAGATCTCTTTGGCGCGCAAGCGGGTCAGCCCGCCTGCCGTGCTTGCCCTGATCTACGGTACGTTCATTCTGGCGGGGGCGTTGCTGCTGCGGATGCCGTTCAGCCATACCGGCGGCGTGACCTTCAGCGATACCTTGTTCACCTCCGCCTCAGCAGTGACGGTCACGGGGCTGGTCGTTGTCGATACGGGATCGGATTTCACGCTGATCGGGCAGATCATCATCGCGCTGCTCATTCAGGTGGGCGGGCTTGGCCTGATGACATTTGCCGCCCTGCTGTTGTCGATGCTGGGGATGAGCATCGGGATGCCGCAACGCATGGTGCTCAGCGATGAGCTGGGGCAGACATCACTTGCCGATCTGGGGGCGCTGGTGCGGATCGTCATCACCGTGGCCTTTGCGTTTGAGGCACTGGGCACCGCCGCGCTGATGACCGTGTTTGTCCCGGAGTTCGGCTGGTCGGAAGGGTTCTGGCAGGCGTTGTTCCACGCGATATCGGCGTTCAACAACGCGGGCTTTTCGTTATTTTCTGACAGCCTGAGCGGGTACGTGGCCGATCCGGTCGTCAATGTGACGATCACGGCGCTATTCATCATCAGTGGTCTCGGCTTTGTCGTTCTGGCGGATCTGAACCGCAACCGATCGTGGCGCCGCCTGACGTTGCACAGCAAGCTGATGCTGACGGGGACGCTGGCGCTGATCGTCTGGGCCTTTGGCATGTTCGCGGCGATGGAATGGACCAATCCCGGCACGCTGGGCGCGCTTGAGGATACGGGAGCGCGCCTTTGGGCCAGCTGGTTTCAGGCAGTGACACCGCGCACCGCGGGGTTCAACACGCTGGACTATGCCGCGATGCACGACAGCACCACGTTGATGACGATTTCGCTGATGCTGGTGGGGGCGGGCCGTCATCGACGGCGGGCGGGATCAAGGTGACGACGCTGATCGTTCTGATCCTCGCCACGGTCGCGTTTTTCAAACAGCGTGAGAAACTGCACATCTTTGGCCGCAGTCTGGGCCTTGCCGAGGTGTCCAAGGTGCTGGCCCTCACGGCGCTGAGCCTGTTTCTAGTGATGGGCGGCCTGTTCGTGATGTCGTTCACGTGGCGCGGCGATTTTCTGGATCTGCTGTTCGAGGTCGCGTCGGCCTTTGGCACCGTCGGGCTTTCCCGTGGCGCCACGGGGGAGCTGGATACCCTTGGCCGTCTGACGATCATCGTCATCATGTTTGCGGGCAGGCTGGGCCCGCTGACGCTCGGCTTTTTCCTTGCGACCCGCTCCGTCACGCGAATCAATTACCCGGCGGGCAAGATTTACCTAGGGTAAGGATTTGTTTCCCGTATGTCGGGAAAGGTACGTGTTTCCGATCCCGAATTTATGATGAATCAATGGTTGAGGGGGCAAATACCACTCTTCCGCCGTATTTCATGCCGATTCCTGCCATGCGGCCCTCTCAGGGTGTTTCCATATCAGATCCAATCAGGAGAGACCCAATGTCCATCATCACGAACCAGGACGCTTTCGTCACCGAAGAGATCATGCAGATCGTCACCCGCGAGCGGCAGGTCGCCCTGTCCACACGTGAATGGAAGCACCGTCTTGCAGGCTACGGCTATTCCATTCGCGATACGGATGCAGGCGAGCATGTGCTTGAAACACTGCCCCATCGTGTCGCGCTGTGCGTTCTGCCGAACGAGCTGTTCGCCTGATCCGCTACCGTCCCGGGATTTCGGAGCGCGCGGGCTTATCGCCCCAAGCCTCTATGATCTCGACCGCCTCCTGGGCGGTTTCGACAAAGCGGAATAGGTCCAGATCATCGGCAGAGATTGTGCCGGCCTCGGCCAGTGCCTCCCAGTTGATGATGCGTTCCCAGAACGCACGGCCGAACAACAAGAAGGGCACGCGCGCCATGCGCCCTGTCTGAATGAGGGTCAGCGCCTCAAAAAGCTCGTCCATGGTGCCAAAGCCACCGGGAAAGACACAGATCGCTTTCGCCCGCATCAGGAAATGCATTTTCCGGATCGCGAAGTAGTGAAAGTTGAAACACAGATCCGGCGTCACGTATTCATTCGGCGCCTGTTCGAACGGCAAGACGATATTCAGCCCGATCGACACGCCGCCCGCGTCGACGGCGCCGCGGTTGCCCGCCTCCATCACGCCGGGACCACCGCCGGTGACAACGACATCCTCACGCCCGCCGCTTTCGTTTGATTTCAGCGTCATCAGGCGCGCGAATTCGCGGGCCTCGTCGTAGAATTTCGACAGCTCCGCCAAAGTTTCGGTGCGCGCCGTCTCTTTTTTTGCCGGTTCGGGAATGCGCGCGCCCCCGAACAAAACGATGGTCGACTGCACGCCGTATTCATCCAGCAACATCTCGGGCTTGAGCAGCTCCAGCTGCAGCCGCACCGGGCGCAGCTCATCGCGGCACATGAAATCTTTGTCTGCAAAGGCAAGCTTGTAGGCCGGAGCTTCGGTCTGTGCGGTAACCGGCGCGTCATCTGCGGCAGTGCGGTCGGTATGGGCGTCGCGCAGGGGATGTTGTTTCGGGGCCATGGTCTCTCCGGCTTGGATTTGCGGTCTCGTGCAACATGCACGGGATTGCTTCGGTTTGCCACGGCGTTCTCGCCGCCCTGAACACCCTCTGGGGCGCTGCCAGATTGCGCGCCCTGCCCCATCAGCGTATAGGCAGGCAAACATAATCCGCCATCAGGGAGACCTTGGATGTCCAATGCCCAGCTTGAAACCGCCATCGAAGCCGCGTGGGAAAACCGCGACAGCATCACGCCCGCAACGACCGGTGAGACCCGTGAGGCCATCGAGGCGACGCTGAACGCGCTCGACAGCGGTAAGCTGCGCGTGGCGGAGCGTCAGGAAAACGGCGACTGGCACGTGAACCAGTGGGCCAAAAAGGCCGTGCTGCTTGGGTTCCGCATCAAGGATATGGAGCAGCAATCCGGCGGCCCGCAGGGCGGCGGCTGGTGGGACAAGGTCGACAGCAAATTCATGGGCTGGGACGACGCCGCG
Protein-coding regions in this window:
- the serB gene encoding phosphoserine phosphatase SerB; the encoded protein is MYTAVLLSAPASRTLDPALVESLRNAWGGGDAVWLSPDEAAEFTLPQIPANREEVWQSCQAMGVDLVIVPTDGREKRMLLADMDSTMIEQECIDELADEAGVGARVKDITARAMNGELDFEAALRERVGLLKGLPESVIDKVLAERITLMPGGPALLATMKARGGHAALVSGGFTAFTARVAAQLGFDENRANTLLAEGGALTGEVGLPILGKQAKVDALEEITARLGLSEQDVIAVGDGANDLGMLGRAGLGVALHAKPSVAAQCDVRINHGDLTALLFAQGIARSEFVTP
- a CDS encoding asparaginase, yielding MTSPAPFAEIWRGPFLESVHSGHAVICDGAGEIIEAWGDPTATVLPRSSSKMIQALPLIRSGAAKAHGLGTEHLALACASHNGAAIHIDRVGVWMDQLGLNDDAFRCGPQQSRDKDIREAQIRAHETPCQIHNNCSGKHAGFLTLAQHLGAGPEYVDPDHPVQRACLDAFEDLTGETSPGYGIDGCSAPNPAASLHGVARAMARFATAPEGSAEAQLHEAMRLHPELVAGEGRACTELMRATGGKVALKTGAEGFFIAIWPERGIGIALKAACGTTRAAEAAITALLVRLGALEAEHPATLKRINAPITNWRGIQTGVLKPAAGLL
- a CDS encoding invasion associated locus B family protein, giving the protein MALLKTGLSALALAGLLAAPLAAQDQSTNRVAAKTDWSVFVEDNPTECWGVSTPKESVNSRDGRVVAVNRGQTLLMVFYRPSAGANGQVAFTGGYPFASGSTVTVDIGGTSFDMFTEGEWAWPATTADDSKLIAAMKRGADAKVTGVSGRGTKTEDTFSLLGFTAAVEDAAKRCGG
- the rlmN gene encoding 23S rRNA (adenine(2503)-C(2))-methyltransferase RlmN; translated protein: MADAPITQDVHTIPRKLPEGPQNLVGLTRDAMRAALIAMGTPEKQAKMRVGQIWSWIYQWGVRDFDAMTNLSKAFRAELAEHFVIEVPEVVTRQISEDGTRKYLVRIAGGHEVEVVYIPETDRGTLCVSSQVGCTLTCSFCHTGTQKLVRNLTAAEIIGQVMVARDDLDEWPQSGTRTYEARLVSNIVLMGMGEPLYNFENVRDAMKIAMDPEGIQLSRRRITLSTSGVVPEIARTAQEIGCQLAVSFHATTDEVRDKLVPINKRWNIEALLDALREYPKVSNSERITFEYVMLDGVNDSDADAHRLMKLIEGIPAKINLIPFNEWPGAPYKRSSNNRIRAFADIVHKAGYASPVRKPRGEDIMAACGQLKSETERARKSRRQIEAEAGVARG
- a CDS encoding potassium channel family protein, with product MATKHHSFVVIGLGTFGGTVALELARFGNHVTGIDRSERSVAAIADELDRTLILDAREDVALREAGIEICDVGVIAIGDDIEASILATITLKTLGIKKIWAKAASKNHHRILSKLGVDRVIHPEKEVGQHIAQVLHNPLVRDYVSLGNGQHVVNFRIPETLEGRKLDELKHHGFDLRCIGVMRGTEFLGQDGSGCVLQKDDLLLLLGGRKGLRDFAGSL
- a CDS encoding TIGR00730 family Rossman fold protein; translated protein: MAPKQHPLRDAHTDRTAADDAPVTAQTEAPAYKLAFADKDFMCRDELRPVRLQLELLKPEMLLDEYGVQSTIVLFGGARIPEPAKKETARTETLAELSKFYDEAREFARLMTLKSNESGGREDVVVTGGGPGVMEAGNRGAVDAGGVSIGLNIVLPFEQAPNEYVTPDLCFNFHYFAIRKMHFLMRAKAICVFPGGFGTMDELFEALTLIQTGRMARVPFLLFGRAFWERIINWEALAEAGTISADDLDLFRFVETAQEAVEIIEAWGDKPARSEIPGR